The genomic segment ATTATTTTGTCTGGCAGTTGtttacaaagaaacacaaatacttATGTCTTCATGTTAATGTGGATATCTGCTGATATCTTCTGATAATTAATTCCCACCGTGTTAGAAAGCATTTTAACCAGTTACAAGTATTTTCAGTAGGAACTGATCACACTGAAAACACGACTCTACATAGAAATTGAAGCCAGTAAATACTTTCATTATAAACAAGGTCTGGTGGAAATtgacatttttagtttattaaactTTTCAGGGACATGGGAGCTTCATGTTGACACTGAAAGTAAACTTAGCAACGTTACAGAAAATCTTGAGAAATGTCTAACAGAGCTGTTGTAAAGTGCAAGCAGTGAAAAAAGCAGAAGTAACAATGAGCAGGTTTTTGTCACAGTGTAAATCACTGTGATACGTAGTCATCAGCAGAGCTATCCCATGtgtgacagtaataaactgcagagTCTCCTTCCTCTACATTGTTGATGATGAAACGATAATCAGACGTTGACTGGTGATTAGACGTGAATTTAGGAGAAGAGAACCCAGAGCCATAGCTTGGAGAACTTGAGCCATGATAATATCTCAGCACATACTGAGGAACTCCACCTGGAATCTGTTTATACCAGCGAGCAGCACTACCAGTAACAGTTCCCAGGTTACAGTCCATGGTGGCTGTCTCTCCTTTCCTCACAGTCAGAACAGGAGGCTTCTGTGTCACCACCGTCACACCACTCACACCTGGAAACAAGAAGATGACATGAAGTCAAGAGAAACACACAGACTGATGAATCCAACATGAGCTCAGATCTGCAGTAAGTCAGCCTCCTACATGTTAGAGCAGTGATGAGAGTGCAGAGGGTCCCCAGCATGTTGTCAGTGTGTGCTGAAAATGGTCTGTAACTTGGAAAGTGAGCTTACTGCTGACAGAATAGAGGGTTTAGAGGATGAGGAGAGGAGGTGCTGGAGGAGTCTTTTAATACAACACTGAAACTGAGAGGACTGACAGGAGGAGGAGCTTTTCATATGATTGATGTGATGGTGGTGACAGACGCCTCCTGTTTCTCACTGTGAGGAAAGGAGAGACATCTATTATGGACTCTAACCTGGGAACTGTTAACAGTATTCCAGGACAAATTCCTCGATTTTCACCACTTCAAAATCTCCATGCTTCATGATGTTTTCAAGgtttatgaaaacagaaaattagtttttttaatcttcattaTAAAGTTCTTTTGTTTGAAAGTTCAAATTAtagctttaaaaatgtctgataaATGTACTGTAAAAGTGGGTTATAATAGTGtaagacataaaagaaaaaatcttgtTAAAATTGAATCAAGATCTCATCACCAATGCTGCCtccttgtgtttaaatgtgataTCAAATAGAAATGTATATATAATTCATTTAATATGATCTCTACACCAGGATACAACAAAACCAGAATTCCTAGTAAATTTTCCTTATCTCATAGGGATCATATAGTAATAAATTATAATGTTCTTTTGAgacaaaaattaatattttagctACTGTTaccttgtttcttttaaatttcttttaacattcattatattaataaatacatggCAACAATAAGCCTCATGTCATGTTGAACCTGCAGTACTTCAGTATGTTTGAGCCTCCACTCTGTccaactttgttttctctccttcCCAGTTGGTCTTTCAAAGGTTTGTAACAGTTTAGAGAGAATTTCACATCGACTGGGTCCTGGAAACATACAGAAATGTtgagtaaatggtaaatggtattTTGCTGGGGTAACACAGTCCCCCACCTGTGGAAACATTACTAATTCCAAAGAAGTGGTTCAGTGGTACGATACCTCACGCCTCAAGATGAATGTGAGCAAAACCAAAGAGATGGTGGTGACCTTCACTAACAGGCAGAGAGCTGGCTGCAGCATCTGTTACCACAATCCATGGGAAGCCTGTGGAGATGGTGGAACAATACAAATATTTGGTGCAACGAAGCTTAGGTTCGTTACGGTACCTGGGACTTGTAAATAGATTGTATAGTACACTAATTGCTTTTCAGATACATTTGCCCGTTAATTGACAGTTTGGTACTTTAAAATGATTCCAATCATGCACAAAGGCTGAACTGTTTATTTAATACTGATATGTGGTTTGCTTTACAGATACCTGCAAAGACAGCCGTTAACAGTGATAAGCAGAACATTGTGTATAAATTTGAAGTCCATAAGTAATTTAATGGAGTAATGAGTTTTACTTACCTGGCGCATGGCCTCTCCAGGGTGACCGGGCACATGGGTGTCAGGTGGCCTGAAGACTATTTTTTGGCTTGGGAGAGACCATGGGGCAGGAGGATTAtggaatttatttgtatattggttTATGGGTTTACTTTATGATTGTAGCGTTATGTATTTAATGTGCAAATACTTTTAGATTTTATAGAAGTAATTTTAATAGAGAAATGTCTGTTTATAAATGAGGATACACCTGTTGGGGGGAATGGTACAGCCCAATCAGCAGCAGGGGATAAATGAGGTTGATTTGCTCATTTGGAGGCGGCTGCTGATGGTGACTGAACTACCCCGCAACAGAAGAAGTGAGTTTCGGTTTAAACCTTTGATTGAGGAATAAAACCTTTTAGATTGGATTCTGTGGTCATCGCCTCACTGTTTTCCAGCCGCTCTTAGGCCAAACTGCTCACATTTGGGCACCACCTTTGACAGCCTTTAACATAAAGGAGATTCTTAGGAAATGTTAGcagttattttttcctttggagTCAATAAAAACATCACGTTAAATTTCTATTACTCTTTCTTCGAAAGACCTGCTGATTCCACTCCATCAACCTCCAAAGGAGAAACCACCTAGAGGGTACAGCCAGAGTCTGCTCTAAGATCATCTGACAGTCAACAAGAACTTTCTCTTCCATGTATGAACAGCAAAATGCAGGCTGGCCAATAGGATCATGCAGGACCCCTCACACGCTTTCCATCCTGCATTTGAGTTGCTTCCATCAGGGCACCGACTGGGCTGCTCTGGCTGCAGGACACAGAGAAGGAAAGCCACCTTTGTCCCAATGGCTGTTCACCTCCTCAACTCATCCTAACTCCCTCAAcatcccccctcctcttcctccaatCCTCAGACTGTCACACCATaaactgttttatatatataagattATAAGGTGCAGTGTTGAATGCACCTTATAATGAGCACTGCTTTTCTTTATCATgttaatgaaaatgtaatatgcatgtatatatacTTACCAAGACCTGCCTGTTAatcatgcttttctttattgtgCCGCTGACACCTGCCACCAGCCGTTTTCAATTTGTCAGGgagaaataaagtttttgtaattgaattgaattaaattgaactgaattgaaccagtatttaaaatactttaatttgCTAAATTAACTTGAAACGTACAGAAATGTTTGATTAAGTTCAAATGAGTAAATGGCGTTTGTAAACCAGTTGGGACCAAATAAAATCACTTCAGTTTTACAATCATTAAAATTCAAAAAGTTAAGATCGATCCATAACTTAAAATTACTAAGACAGTAAATAAGTTGTTGAATAGAGTGACCATCTGACTGCTTAAGGGGGAAGTAGGTGTGACAGTCGTCAGCATACAAATGGAATGAAATCCTGTGTTTGCGTAAGATAGTTCCCAGTGGCAAAAGGTACAATGAGAAAAGAATAGGCCCAAGAACAGAGCCTTGTGGCACCCCCCCATGGCAGGTCAGCACTGGAAGAGGTAGAGACACCCATCCTCATACAAAAAATCCTGTCATAGAGTTAAGATTTCATCCACTGGAGAGATGAGCCCATAATTCCAACCCATTGCTCGAGCCAAGAAATAAGATCCAAAAGTACAAGCAGAACATAGTTTCTATAGTCAGTTGCAAAAACGATGTaattaaaaatggctgaaagagctgattctgtgctgtgaaatGCCTTTCAAACCAGACTGAAATACTTTCCTAATTTTATGCTCATCCAGGAAGTCCTTCAGTTGAGTGAAAACTATTTTTCCAGTATTTCACTCAAAAAAAGGTAACTTGGAGACAGGTCTAAAGTTGGCTAAATTAGATGTGTCTAGACCAGATTTCTTTAGCACAGGATGAAAAACCACATGCTTCAAGTCTTTTGGTACTTGGCCAAATATCAGACTGCTATTAATTAAGTTTAGTATAAAAGGTCTCCCGGTGAGAAAGACCTCCTTGAGCAGTCGAGAAGGAACAATGTGACATGGAAAACAACAAGGGTTCATACTAGAGACAAACTTCTCTAAACTAGCGAGAGAAACTGTCTGGAATTGGTCGAGCTGGCCTGAACTAGACAATAATGTAGATGGATCAGTGGAAGGCAGTAAAATTAGAGATCTAATATTAACAGCTTTGTCAACCAAGACATGAAGAAATTCGATTACATGTATTGTTCAAGGCCTGCAAAGGGTCAAGTTCGTTAGTTGTCTCTCCTTTCCTCACAGTGAGAAACAGGAGGCGTCTGTCACCACCATCACATCAATCATATGAAAAGCTCCTCCTCCTGTCAGTCCTCTCAGGTTCAGTGTTGTATTAAAAGACTCCTCCAGCACCTCCTCTCCTCATCCTCTAAACCCTCTATTCTGTCAGCAGTAAGCTCACTTTCCAAGTTACAGACCATTCTCAGCACACACTGACAACATGCTGGGGAGCCTCTGCACTCTCATCACTGCTCTAACATGTAGGAGGCTGACTTACTGCAGATCTGAGCTCATGTTGGATTCATCAGTCTGTGTGTTTCTCTTCACTTCATGTCATCTTCTTGTTTCCAGGTGTGAGTGGTGTGACGGTGGTGACACAGAAGCCTCCTGTTCTGACTGTGAGGAAAGGAGAGACAGCCACCATGGACTGTAACCTGGGAACTGTTACTGGTAGTGCTGCTCGCTGGTATAAACAGATTCCAGGTGGAGCTCCTCAGTTTGTGCTCTATTTTTACCACACCAACACTTCTCCAGCATATGGTTCTGGGTTCTCTTCTCCTAAATTCACGTCTAATCACCAGTCAACATCTGATTATCGTTTCATCATCAACAATGTAGAGGAAGGAGActctgcagtttattactgtcaaaCATGGGATAGCTCTGCTAGTGAGCACGTATCACAGTGATTTACACTGTGACAAAAACCTCCTCATTATACTTCTGCTTTTTGTGCAACTGGTACATCTTGAGTGCACGTTAAGCAGTCACTGCTTTCTGGATTTATCCTCAATTATAACATGATTTTCTttgttcaatatttaattttcagaaaTTTTAGAATTGGACTGATATGGattctctctcttctctttttctcatctgaattttcatattttctcttCTCATACAACATGTTCATTTCTCAAATAGAGAGTAAAGAATATCTACACCACTCATTCAATGTTCATGATCCTATGTCCCCATCATGGTTCCAATATAAAACATGttcctttgatttatttttaatgtattcattttcacaataggatttattttcatattatttaataCAACCCTACACAGCATCTTAATAGATCCCCTGCAGGAAGCAGGAGATGGATAACATCACAGCAACATTATCAGCATCTCTGGTCAGTTATTCTTGAAAATGCAGCTTATATATTATGTTAAATCTGGGATTAATCTGTCTGGATAAAAATTTCCAGTGATGATTGTTACACAAACACGTTCAGTATGTTGTCAAACACTGGCCTTCCTCATAGTTTATAACAAGTTCAAAGGTCCATTAAAAAATCGAAGTCACTGATAAATTAAGATAAGCAACTTAGCAGACTGTATGAGGGTAGGCTGGAGTTCATAGGTTAACCATGATGTAATGGTAGAATTGACATCATgtgatttcatttttaacatggtCTCCCCGTCTCTCTACATACTTCTTCCAAACCAAATATGTTCATATTCTACCATTACATCAAAGACAGCCTATGACTTTTCAGCCTGGCttcattgtttaaaatgttgtttaaatttaataaataatctgtATTCATAGAAAATAACAGTTCCATTAACTTATTTACCATCAATTAAACTTTGTTTAACT from the Melanotaenia boesemani isolate fMelBoe1 chromosome 2, fMelBoe1.pri, whole genome shotgun sequence genome contains:
- the LOC121653002 gene encoding immunoglobulin lambda-1 light chain-like, with translation MLGSLCTLITALTCVSGVTVVTQKPPVLTVRKGETATMDCNLGTVTGSAARWYKQIPGGAPQFVLYFYHTNTSPAYGSGFSSPKFTSNHQSTSDYRFIINNVEEGDSAVYYCQTWDSSASEHVFGQGTKLIVTSSSLSAPVLTVFPPSSSELQSSKVTLVCLSSQSGPFSDVSWLLAGSPVSSGISTSTAVQRPDQTFQISSSLTIQTSDWNMNKVYTCKVSLGSQTAEKTINKSECPADE
- the LOC121653012 gene encoding immunoglobulin lambda-1 light chain-like isoform X3, translated to MLGTLCTLITALTCVSGVTVVTQKPPVLTVRKGETATMDCNLGTVTGSAARWYKQIPGGVPQYVLRYYHGSSSPSYGSGFSSPKFTSNHQSTSDYRFIINNVEEGDSAVYYCHTWDSSADDYVFGQGTKLIVTSSSLSAPVLTVFPPSSSELQSSKVTLVCLSSQSGPFSDVSWLLAGSPVSSGISTSTAVQRPDQTFQISSSLTIQTSDWNMNKVYTCKVSLGSQTAEKTINKSECPADE